Proteins from a genomic interval of Lolium perenne isolate Kyuss_39 chromosome 1, Kyuss_2.0, whole genome shotgun sequence:
- the LOC127325986 gene encoding uncharacterized protein, whose protein sequence is MDSQLPPLPATPTTITCLGDDLLREIFLRLPALPSLVRAAFTCCAFHHVVRSSPAFRRSFRALHAPPVLAFFLDPNFEVAPAFPCPWRSGDPELDQADLIDVCFPHSIRSRQGYFILDNVSGSTSAYYNPLMQALYLDIHYISLHFYTLSSEDGQAPPRVVCVIQVLGGWARAAVFSSDTKEWQFFPENMLTIIDADMAGRVMRGLIWWPNCCLEKTVVLNTATFQFSLIDVPSPSIREEESSYKLGETKDGKLCLVDLNDDKLVSYFLTADDDSVIKRWMLYKEFPLVPIVKNLTGLSKDEELRHVGVKLATVINGFVYLSIFYYKDTQSSEMYLSLCLETSEICKLFKGAYCYNSQSHPYVMAWPPSLLQSKEESETEFTEDSVADDVPVGTENASSVLVAALESLSQALMMDDGGITKEIVAAVHASLHPGADQDGITKNVMATLDAFLRPNEDGDGLLSKITSFDAQLITGRDRILRTSV, encoded by the exons ATGGATTCCCAGCTGCCACCGTTGCCGGCCACACCCACCACCATAACCTGtctcggcgatgatctcctccgcgAGATCTTCCTCCGCCTGCCGGCCCTCCCGAGCCTTGTCCGCGCCGCCTTCACCTGCTGCGCTTTCCACCATGTCGTCCGCTCGTCCCCCGCCTTCCGCCGCAGTTTCCGTGCGCTCCACGCGCCGCCTGTCCTCGCGTTCTTCCTTGATCCAAACTTTGAAGTGGCCCCGGCCTTTCCCTGCCCTTGGCGCAGCGGCGACCCTGAGCTCGACCAAGCCGATCTCATTGACGTCTGCTTCCCACACTCGATTCGTAGCCGTCAGGGCTACTTCATCCTCGACAACGTGAGCGGGAGCACTAGCGCCTACTACAACCCGCTAATGCAGGCGTTGTATTTGGACATCCATTACATCTCTCTTCATTTCTACACTCTCTCCTCCGAAGATGGCCAGGCGCCGCCCCGTGTGGTCTGTGTCATTCAGGTCCTCGGAGGGTGGGCACGTGCCGCCGTCTTCTCATCTGACACCAAGGAGTGGCAATTTTTTCCGGAGAATATGCTGACAATAATCGATGCTGACATGGCCGGTAGGGTGATGCGAGGGCTCATCTGGTGGCCCAACTGTTGCCTGGAAAAAACTGTGGTGCTCAACACCGCGACCTTCCAGTTCTCTCTAATCGACGTGCCGAGTCCTTCGATCAGAGAAGAAGAGTCGTCATATAAGCTTGGCGAGACCAAGGATGGGAAGCTCTGCCTGGTAGATTTAAATGATGACAAACTTGTTTCTTATTTCCTGACAGCCGACGACGATAGTGTCATCAAGAGGTGGATGTTGTACAAGGAGTTCCCGTTGGTCCCGATTGTTAAGAATCTCACTGGACTCTCAAAAGATGAAGAGCTCCGTCATGTCGGGGTGAAGCTTGCGACGGTCATCAATGGCTTTGTATACCTGTCTATTTTCTACTACAAGGACACACAATCTTCTGAGATGTATCTATCCTTGTGCCTGGAAACATCGGAGATATGCAAGCTCTTTAAAGGTGCATATTGCTACAATTCGCAGAGCCATCCCTACGTCATGGCATGGCCTCCCTCTTTGTTACAAAGCAAG GAGGAATCAGAAACTGAATTCACTGAAGACAGTGTTGCCGACGATGTTCCTGTTGGCACAGAGAATGCTTCCTCTGTGCTTGTCGCGGCACTGGAGTCTCTCAGCCAAGCTCTGATGATGGATGACGGTGGTATTACTAAAGAAATAGTTGCGGCGGTACATGCCAGCTTGCACCCCGGCGCGGATCAAGATGGCATCACTAAAAATGTAATGGCGACGTTAGATGCCTTCTTGCGTCCCAATGAGGACGGCGATGGTCTGCTGAGCAAGATCACTAGTTTTGATGCACAGTTGATAACTGGAAGAGACCGTATCTTGAGGACAAGTGTATGA